In the Loxodonta africana isolate mLoxAfr1 chromosome 1, mLoxAfr1.hap2, whole genome shotgun sequence genome, one interval contains:
- the GJE1 gene encoding putative gap junction epsilon-1 protein has translation MSISEDLLEYVDCSKSVKVKNYSISDTPEGQTSWLAPRAISSLGLQKEIGGSGRGGGGNTSSGRNINGCSRSELTFTCLSDVENFKKACTSKLVKPPTVIGQFHTLFFGSVRMFFLGVLGFAVYGNEALHFSCDPDKREINLFCYNQFRPITLQVFWALQLVIVLVPGAIFHLYAAGKSISQECILQKPIYTVIYILSVLLRISLEVIAFWLQIRLFGFQVKSLYLCDARSLKGRNNIITCMVPEHFEKTIFLVAMYTFTVITMVLCVAEIFEIIFRRLCSLI, from the exons ATGTCCATCTCTGAAGATCTTTTAGAATATGTGGACTGTTCAAAAAGTGTGAAAGTCAAGAATTATTCCATCTCTGATACACCTGAAGGACAAACCTCTTGGCTGGCTCCTAGAGCTATATCATCTCTTGGCCTTCAGAAGGAAAT TGGTGGTAGTGGCCGTGGTGGTGGTGGCAACACGAGCAGTGGCAGGAATATTAACGGTTGTAGTAGATCTGAGCTTACCTTCACTTGTCTCTCTGATGTTGAAAACTTTAAGAAAGCTTGCACCAGCAAACTG GTAAAGCCTCCAACAGTGATTGGTCAATTCCACACCCTTTTCTTTGGATCCGTCCGAATGTTCTTCCTTGGGGTGCTGGGCTTTGCAGTCTATGGGAATGAGGCTTTACACTTCAGCTGTGATCCAGACAAGAGGGAAATAAATCTCTTCTGTTACAATCAGTTCAGGCCAATCACTCTACAA GTGTTCTGGGCATTACAACTAGTGATCGTCCTGGTTCCTGGAGCTATTTTCCATCTTTATGCTGCAGGTAAAAGCATCAGTCAAGAATGCATTCTTCAAAAGCCCATTTATACTGTGATTTATATCCTTTCTGTTTTACTAAGAATTAGTCTAGAGGTCATAGCATTTTGGCTTCAGATTCGCCTCTTTGGTTTCCAAGTAAAATCTCTTTACCTGTGTGATGCTAGATCTCTTAAGGGAAGAAATAATATCATAACATGCATGGTGCCAGAACACTTTGAAAAGACCATTTTTCTCGTTGCAATGTATACATTTACTGTCATCACAATGGTATTATGTGTTGCTGAGATTTTTGAGATCATATTTAGAAGATTATGCTCTCTAATTTAG